CAAAACAGATATGTTTGAAAAACAAGCAGCTGCATTTAAAGCGGCTATTCAAAGCGCTCCAAAAGAATATAAAGAAGTATTCGAAAAATATCTTGCTGGCCGAAGCATAGAAGAGTTCCTTGAAGAATCTCTATGCGCCCAAGGTTACCTTTACAGATCAGACCTAGAAAAAGCAGCTAAAGAGTTGGGCGATAAAAAATGCGCTCATCACACAGCTCAAGAATCTAAAAAATAATTTTACTTAAAAAAAGTCTGTTCAAGGTTTGAAAAAGGCCAAGCATTTACCGCTTGGCCTTTTTTTTGTAAAAAACTTGTCCTGTCAAAAAGATCAGCGTAGGATATCTAAAGACATAGAAAAGAGAAGAACTACCTAAAAAACATAGTTAATAAAAGAAAAAACGATGTCACAACTGATTCAACTAAAGCAAAGAATTAATGCAATTGCTTCAATTAAAAAAATAACGCAAACAATGCGCTTAATTTCTATGTCATCACACTCAAAGCTCAAAAAGCAATCAGACAGCCTGCAGCGATTTAGAAACGAAGTAAAGCCAATGCTGTGCGCCCTAAAACAAGGTACGCACGAGTCAGAAGATCAACACAACGCAAAGCATAAAAATTTATTTATTATATTTGCTTCAGAAAAAGGCCTGTGTGGTAACTTTAATAGCTCTATGTTTAACTATTTTAACCAGCATTTAACTCCAGAGGCTTTGGAAAACAGCCATGTCATCAGCGTAGGGAAAAAAGCGACTGGATACCTGCAACAACGGCACATTTTGCCCCTGGTAGAATTTGATAAAGTTCTGCCAAACAAACTTGAAAAAATCGCTCAAGATTTGTAC
The Candidatus Dependentiae bacterium genome window above contains:
- a CDS encoding F0F1 ATP synthase subunit gamma, coding for MSQLIQLKQRINAIASIKKITQTMRLISMSSHSKLKKQSDSLQRFRNEVKPMLCALKQGTHESEDQHNAKHKNLFIIFASEKGLCGNFNSSMFNYFNQHLTPEALENSHVISVGKKATGYLQQRHILPLVEFDKVLPNKLEKIAQDLYEKISFIHKNYDSIICLSSNPKSFFVQEAQTTILIPIQPDPCDLENKIVLDEYQWTQDRQSVTKCMFQILLKTNILLVLTNSMLSEQSARFLSMDSATRSAENLLKSMKLTFNKLRQAKITRELIELISGF